One stretch of Paramormyrops kingsleyae isolate MSU_618 chromosome 4, PKINGS_0.4, whole genome shotgun sequence DNA includes these proteins:
- the LOC140589011 gene encoding rhophilin-1-like isoform X1, with protein sequence MLTSWLAVAVCNLTVLTSWLAIAMCCTGKAHLRRAVIRHEEAMRIHGLCRVLRKMDILQEVLASVHKRSLSAYSQIDREDDFCQTAEAPDIHPKTQHKPDMKTPDFSKVRVTDLFQRLGPLSVFSARNQWCPQRRIRLVRSNSGLGLTLRGDSPVLVAGVVPGGSASVRPHPLLKHFAPPTKSQTADLFCHAPSIPTSETDYPLSPSPFNSPSTLLIDDKPMNINEQSDEHWKGSS encoded by the exons ATGCTGACTAGCTGGTTAGCAGTGGCTGTGTGTAACCTCACTGTGCTGACTAGCTGGTTAGCCATAGCCATGTGTTGCACAGGTAAAGCACATCTGCGGCGGGCAGTGATCCGCCATGAGGAGGCCATGCGCATCCACGGCCTCTGCAGGGTCTTGCGCAAGATGGACATCCTGCAGGAGGTGCTGGCATCTGTGCACAAGCGCTCGCTCAGTGCCTATTCGCAGATCGACCGTGAGGACGACTTCTGCCAGACGGCCGAGGCCCCCGACATCCACC CCAAGACTCAACATAAGCCAGATATGAAGACCCCTGACTTCTCAAAAGTGCGGGTGACAGATCTTTTTCAGCGACTG GGACCGCTGTCCGTGTTTTCAGCCCGGAACCAGTGGTGCCCACAGAGGCGCATTAGGCTGGTGCGATCCAACAGCGGTCTGGGCCTAACGCTGCGGGGAGACTCTCCTGTGCTTGTGGCTGGGGTggtaccagggggcagtgcctcGGTGAGACCACACCCACTTCTCAAGCACTTTGCCCCACCCACAAAATCCCAAACAGCAGATCTCTTTTGCCACGCCCCTTCAATCCCAACCTCTGAAACTGATTACCCTTTAAGCCCCTCCCCTTTTAACTCCCCCTCTACTTTACTGATTGATGATAAACCGATGAATATTAATGAACAAAGTGATGAACACTGGAAGGGTTCTTCATGA
- the LOC140589011 gene encoding rhophilin-1-like isoform X2: protein MRIHGLCRVLRKMDILQEVLASVHKRSLSAYSQIDREDDFCQTAEAPDIHPKTQHKPDMKTPDFSKVRVTDLFQRLGPLSVFSARNQWCPQRRIRLVRSNSGLGLTLRGDSPVLVAGVVPGGSASVRPHPLLKHFAPPTKSQTADLFCHAPSIPTSETDYPLSPSPFNSPSTLLIDDKPMNINEQSDEHWKGSS from the exons ATGCGCATCCACGGCCTCTGCAGGGTCTTGCGCAAGATGGACATCCTGCAGGAGGTGCTGGCATCTGTGCACAAGCGCTCGCTCAGTGCCTATTCGCAGATCGACCGTGAGGACGACTTCTGCCAGACGGCCGAGGCCCCCGACATCCACC CCAAGACTCAACATAAGCCAGATATGAAGACCCCTGACTTCTCAAAAGTGCGGGTGACAGATCTTTTTCAGCGACTG GGACCGCTGTCCGTGTTTTCAGCCCGGAACCAGTGGTGCCCACAGAGGCGCATTAGGCTGGTGCGATCCAACAGCGGTCTGGGCCTAACGCTGCGGGGAGACTCTCCTGTGCTTGTGGCTGGGGTggtaccagggggcagtgcctcGGTGAGACCACACCCACTTCTCAAGCACTTTGCCCCACCCACAAAATCCCAAACAGCAGATCTCTTTTGCCACGCCCCTTCAATCCCAACCTCTGAAACTGATTACCCTTTAAGCCCCTCCCCTTTTAACTCCCCCTCTACTTTACTGATTGATGATAAACCGATGAATATTAATGAACAAAGTGATGAACACTGGAAGGGTTCTTCATGA
- the LOC140588691 gene encoding mitochondrial nicotinamide adenine dinucleotide transporter SLC25A51-like, with protein MASKEQGSPECEAPNGRRKQYVCGGCAGMVNIMFTFPIQKVLFRQQLFGVSTTEAVRQLQRDGMRTLYRGLLPPLLQKTSSMAIMFGFSSDMSRLLSRPGSTPGLVTSSMAAVLAGTAEASLTPFERVQTLLQDQRHHVRYRNTFHAFRTLVRENGMRELYRGTVPILLRNGPSNALFLGLRGPINSSLPQAETHAGQLVTHFVSGGLLGATLGSLYYPLNVVKARQQSQVGGAFQSTWQVLHTIYSERGGKLSHLYRGAHLNYHRSLLSWGITNAAYELLMKLM; from the coding sequence ATGGCATCGAAAGAGCAAGGGAGTCCTGAGTGCGAGGCACCAAACGGCCGTAGGAAGCAGTACGTCTGCGGCGGCTGTGCTGGGATGGTGAACATCATGTTCACCTTCCCAATACAGAAGGTACTATTCCGGCAGCAGCTGTTTGGTGTGAGCACGACTGAGGCCGTCCGGCAGCTGCAGAGGGACGGCATGCGGACCCTGTACCGTGGCCTGCTGCCTCCCCTGCTGCAGAAAACATCCTCGATGGCCATCATGTTCGGATTTTCGAGTGATATGTCTCGGCTGCTGTCGCGACCCGGCAGCACCCCGGGGCTGGTGACCAGCAGCATGGCGGCCGTGTTGGCAGGCACGGCGGAGGCAAGTCTGACCCCCTTTGAGAGGGTCCAGACGCTCCTCCAGGACCAGCGGCACCACGTCCGGTATCGCAATACCTTCCATGCATTCCGGACCCTGGTGCGGGAGAATGGAATGCGTGAGCTGTACCGCGGCACAGTGCCCATCCTGCTGCGCAACGGGCCCAGCAATGCGCTATTCCTCGGGCTCCGCGGGCCCATCAATAGCAGCCTGCCTCAGGCTGAGACCCACGCTGGCCAGCTGGTCACGCACTTTGTGTCTGGCGGCCTTCTGGGAGCCACGCTGGGCTCATTATATTACCCACTGAATGTGGTGAAGGCTCGCCAGCAGTCGCAGGTGGGTGGAGCCTTCCAGTCCACCTGGCAGGTACTGCACACCATCTACAGCGAGCGGGGTGGTAAGTTGAGCCACCTATATAGAGGGGCGCATCTAAACTACCACCGCTCGCTCCTGTCTTGGGGCATCACAAACGCAGCCTACGAGCTATTAATGAAGCTCATGTGA